The following are encoded together in the Choloepus didactylus isolate mChoDid1 chromosome 7, mChoDid1.pri, whole genome shotgun sequence genome:
- the LOC119539158 gene encoding transmembrane protein 217-like, with translation MNARMYSFMVGVFSVLNTIQFLIFDLNQITFFGYEEDRFNIYTEVKPGLVFWLMARREKISTCLSIITIMVSCLLLYCIHMNIYLGLMIYAMWIFTYEIISFSMVLLINRTTKEQFKELSYLNLIFQISRMILHFCSLPYIAKHAYCLYKDRKIAGKPVSHRRASVSTVDSWSPVGLGTLYRKPN, from the coding sequence atgaatgCCAGAATGTACTCCTTCATGGTGGGCGTCTTCTCTGTCCTCAACACCATCCAATTCCTCATCTTTGACCTGAACCAGATTACGTTCTTTGGCTACGAGGAAGACCGGTTCAACATCTACACAGAAGTCAAGCCCGGGCTAGTCTTCTGGCTCATGGCTAGGAGGGAGAAGATCAGCACCTGCCTCTCCATTATCACCATCATGGTCAGCTGCCTCCTGCTCTATTGCATCCACATGAACATCTACCTGGGGCTGATGATCTATGCCATGTGGATTTTCACCTATGAGATCATCAGCTTCTCCATGGTCCTGCTCATCAACAGGACCACCAAAGAACAATTCAAGGAGCTGAGTTACCTGAACTTGATCTTCCAAATCTCCCGCATGATCCTGCACTTCTGCAGTCTACCCTACATTGCTAAGCATGCATACTGTCTTTACAAGGATCGTAAGATTGCAGGCAAGCCAGTCAGCCACAGGCGCGCCTCCGTCAGTACCGTCGACTCGTGGTCCCCAGTCGGGCTGGGAACATTGTACCGCAAGCCCAACTGA